A part of Variovorax sp. HW608 genomic DNA contains:
- the cgtA gene encoding Obg family GTPase CgtA codes for MKFVDEAFIDIAAGDGGNGCVSFRHEKYKEFGGPNGGDGGRGGHVFAVADPNLNTLVDFRYSRRHEAKRGQHGMGSDMFGAAGDDITLKMPVGTIISDAESGEVLYELLNPGEVITIAKGGDGGFGNMRFKSAINRAPRQKTPGWPGEKKSLKLELKVLADVGLLGMPNAGKSTFISAVSNARPRVADYPFTTLHPNLGVVRVGPEQSFVVADLPGLIEGASDGAGLGHQFLRHLQRTRLLLHVVDLAPFDEGVDPVAQAKAIVGELKKYDPQLYEKPRWLVLNKLDMIPLDERAARVKDFVKRLRFKGPVFEISALTREGCEPLVQAIYQQVKAQQEAEQPPAEVDPRFS; via the coding sequence ATGAAGTTCGTCGACGAAGCCTTCATCGACATTGCCGCTGGCGATGGCGGCAACGGCTGCGTGTCGTTCCGCCATGAGAAGTACAAGGAGTTCGGCGGCCCGAACGGCGGCGATGGCGGTCGAGGCGGCCATGTCTTCGCCGTTGCCGATCCGAACCTGAACACGCTCGTCGATTTCCGCTATTCGCGTCGTCACGAAGCCAAGCGGGGCCAGCACGGCATGGGGTCGGACATGTTCGGTGCCGCAGGCGACGACATCACCCTCAAGATGCCGGTCGGCACGATCATTTCCGACGCCGAGTCGGGCGAAGTGCTCTACGAGCTGCTGAATCCTGGCGAGGTGATCACCATCGCCAAGGGCGGCGACGGCGGGTTCGGCAACATGCGCTTCAAGAGCGCGATCAACCGTGCCCCGCGCCAGAAGACGCCGGGCTGGCCCGGCGAGAAGAAGAGTCTCAAGCTCGAACTGAAGGTGTTGGCCGACGTCGGCCTGCTGGGCATGCCGAACGCCGGCAAGTCGACCTTCATCAGCGCCGTTTCCAACGCCCGTCCGCGGGTGGCCGACTACCCCTTCACCACGCTTCACCCCAATCTGGGCGTCGTCCGCGTGGGGCCCGAGCAGAGCTTCGTCGTGGCCGACCTGCCCGGTCTGATCGAAGGGGCCTCCGACGGTGCCGGGCTCGGGCATCAGTTCCTGCGCCATTTGCAGCGCACGCGCTTGTTGCTGCATGTGGTCGACCTCGCGCCGTTCGACGAGGGCGTCGATCCGGTCGCGCAGGCGAAGGCGATCGTCGGCGAGCTCAAGAAGTACGATCCCCAGCTGTACGAAAAGCCGCGCTGGCTGGTCCTGAACAAACTCGACATGATCCCGCTCGACGAGCGCGCTGCGCGCGTGAAGGATTTCGTCAAGCGCCTTCGCTTCAAGGGGCCGGTCTTCGAGATCTCCGCCCTCACGCGGGAGGGCTGTGAGCCGCTCGTGCAGGCAATCTATCAGCAGGTCAAGGCTCAGCAGGAAGCCGAGCAGCCGCCCGCCGAGGTCGATCCGCGGTTTTCCTGA
- the rpmA gene encoding 50S ribosomal protein L27 yields MAQKKGGGSTRNGRDSKPKMLGVKAFGGELISAGSIIVRQRGTQFHPGVNVGVGKDHTLFALVDGHVSFGTKGALNKQTVSVTPA; encoded by the coding sequence ATGGCACAGAAAAAAGGCGGCGGCTCTACGCGAAACGGGCGCGATTCGAAGCCCAAGATGCTCGGCGTGAAGGCCTTCGGCGGCGAACTGATCAGCGCGGGCTCGATCATCGTGCGCCAGCGCGGCACCCAGTTCCACCCCGGTGTGAACGTCGGCGTCGGCAAGGATCACACCTTGTTCGCCCTGGTCGACGGCCATGTGTCGTTCGGCACCAAGGGTGCGCTCAACAAGCAGACGGTCAGCGTGACCCCGGCCTGA